A single window of Larimichthys crocea isolate SSNF chromosome XII, L_crocea_2.0, whole genome shotgun sequence DNA harbors:
- the LOC104932767 gene encoding phospholipid phosphatase 3 isoform X3, which produces MLLVAVFLHKSPFPPYQRGFFCNDNSIKLAYKSSTVSTTVLTVVGVTVPVVSIIIGESYRIYFLNEGSKSFVGNPYISALYKQVGVFIFGCAISQSFTDIAKVSVGRMRPHFLDVCKPDFSTINCSLGYITDYQCQGPESKVQEARKSFFSGHASFSMYTMLYLVFYLQSRFTWHGARLLRPLTQFTLIMMSFYTGLSRVSDHKHHPTDVLAGFVQGALVAYCIVFYVSDLFKPKGRRSTLLPTTVKKDLVPPADIRERSNHLIMA; this is translated from the exons TGTTGCTCGTTGCCGTGTTTTTGCACAAATCTCCCTTCCCGCCTTACCAGAGAGGATTCTTCTGCAATGACAACAGCATCAAGCTCGCCTATAAGAGCAGCACGGTGTCCACCACCGTGCTCACAGTCGTGGGCGTCACTGTGCCCGTGGTCTCA ATCATCATCGGGGAGAGCTACAGGATCTACTTTCTGAACGAGGGTTCCAAGTCTTTTGTAGGGAACCCCTACATCTCTGCTCTCTACAAGCAGGTGGGCGTGTTCATCTTCGGCTGCGCCATCAGCCAGTCCTTCACTGACATCGCCAAAGTGTCAGTGGGCCGTATGCGCCCTCACTTCCTCGATGTGTGCAAACCCGACTTCTCCACCATCAACTGCTCCCTGGGATACATCACTGACTATCAGTGTCAGGGGCCGGAGAGCAAAGTTCAGGAGGCCAG GAAGTCCTTCTTCTCTGGACATGCATCATTCTCCATGTACACCATGCTTTACCTGGTG TTTTACCTGCAGTCTCGTTTCACTTGGCACGGAGCTCGTCTGCTGCGCCCTTTGACCCAGTTCACCCTCATCATGATGTCTTTCTACACCGGCCTGTCCCGGGTCTCTGATCACAAGCACCACCCCACTGACGTCCTGGCGGGTTTTGTACAGGGAGCTCTTGTGGCCTACTGCATA GTGTTCTACGTGTCTGATCTGTTCAAGCCCAAAGGTAGACGTTCCACCTTATTGCCGACCACAGTAAAGAAAGATCTTGTTCCTCCAGCAGACATCAGAGAGCGGAGCAACCATCTCATCATGGCGTAG